CTGAATGGAGGAAGGAGGGTTGAAAGAGCGATACAAACACCTATTCGGGACAGATGGGGTGCGGGGCGTAGCAAACCTGGAGCCCATGACTGCGGAGATGAGCCTCAAATTGGGTAAGGCTCTTACCCATATACTGAAGGAGCAGAAGTCGGACTCCAAGAAACCGAAAGTGGTGATCGGGAAGGATACCCGGCTTTCCGGCTATATGTTTGAGCAGGCAATCTCCGCCGGTATTGCCTCTATGGGTGCCGACGTGCTTCTGGTGGGACCGCTTCCCACGCCGGCAATAGCATTCCTGACGGTGAGCATGCGCGCCGACGCCGGGGTGGTAATTTCGGCCTCTCATAACCCGTTTGAGGACAACGGAATAAAGTTCTTCGACCGATTCGGGTTCAAACTGCCCGATGAAAAGGAACTGGAGATAGAAGAGCTCATCCTGAGCAAAAGGGTGAACAAGCTGAGTGTTCCGTCCGGAGAGATTGGAAAGGTTACCAGAATCGATGACGCCGCTGGTAGATATGTAGTTTTTGTGAAGAACACCTTCCCCAAGGACTTAACACTCGAAGGGGTTAGAATCGTCCTCGATTGTGCCAACGGCGCCGCCTATAAAGTTTCCCCTATAGTGTTCCAGGAGCTAGGGGCAGATGTTATCACCATCGGGGTTAACCCCGATGGCAGAAACATAAACACCGAATGCGGGGCCATAAACCCGGGCTTACTCAAAAAGTGGGTTCTCGAAACCGGCGCCGACCTGGGCATAGCCTTGGATGGAGATGCGGACAGGATTATTTTATGCGATGAGATGGGAGAGGAAGTAGATGGAGATAAAATAATGGCCATTTGTGCGGATGAGTTGATGGAGCAGGGACGACTGGGCAAAAACACCGTAGTGGCGACGGTAATGAGCAATATGGCTCTAGAAACCTTTTTAGAAGAGAAAGGGGGTAGTCTGGTCAGGACGCCGGTTGGAGATAGATACGTGGTCGAAGAGATGAGGAAAAGGGGATGCAACTTTGGCGGCGAAAAATCCGGACATATAGTATGCATGGACCACACTACCACCGGGGATGGGACGCTGGCCGCCCTGCAAATATTAGCTATCATGAGAAGAAAGCAGGCTAGGCTCTCCGAGCTTTCCAGGATAATAGAGCTATACCCACAGATCTTAATCAATGTCCGAGTGGCCGAGAAAAAACCCTTCCAGAACATAGACGGGCTCGATAAGCTCATAAAGGTGTGTGAAGAAAGGCTCAAGGCCCGCGGAAGAATAAATCTTCGGTACTCCGGGACCGAACCTCTAGCCCGGGTCATGGTGGAGGGTGAGAGTGAATCGCTCATAGGGGAAATTGCCGAACAAATCGCGTCTGTACTGAGAAAGGAGATAGGGGATTAAGTCATGCCTAGACTGAACGTGAATATAGACCATGTGGCTACCTTGAGGCAAGCCAGAAGGGGTACGGACCCGGACCCGGTTCTAGCAGCCTACCTAGCGGAGATAGCTGGTGCGGACGGTATTGTGGTGCACCTACGCGAGGACCGGAGACACATACAAATTAGAGACCTACATATACTCAGACAAACGGTGAAGACAAAACTAAATTTGGAGATGGCCCCCACCAGTGAGATGGTGGGGATTGCACTGGATGTGAAGCCGAATATGGTGACGCTGGTGCCGGAGAAGAGAGAGGAGATAACCACCGAAGGCGGATTAAACGTGATAGATAATCATCGGGTGGTGTCCGAGGTGGTGAAAAGGCTCAAGGAGGGTGGATTGTTCGTCAGTCTTTTCATAGACCCGGACCAGGAACAGATCAAGGCATCGAGGAACACCGATGCCGATATGGTCGAGCTTCACACCGGGCACTACGCCGAGGCAAAAAATGAGCAAATAAGAAAGGAGGAGTTCAAGAAGATCGAATACTCAGTGAAGATCGCTCTGGACCATGATTTAAGGATCTCCGCAGGGCATGGCCTGGATTACAAGAACGTGAGGATGATTGCTTCTATAAGCGATATAGAGGAGCTGAACATAGGCTTCAGCATCATAGCCCGTTCGTTAATCGTGGGGATGGAAAAAGCGGTTAGAGAGATGATTGAAATTTGTCGATGACGTCGATATTGATATGATTTCAGGAATAGGAATTGACCTAGTGCATATACCCCGGATGGAGAAGCTTCTAAAAAAGTGGGGGATGCGGTTTAAGCAGAGGGTGTTCACCGGTCGGGAAATAGCCTATTCGGAGAGCCATGCCCGATATGAACAGCACTTTGCCGGGAACTTCGCCGTCAAAGAGTCTTTTGTCAAAGCCCTGGGGAAGGAGCAGGTACGCTTTCTCGACATCGAAATCCTGAGAGATGAGCATGGGAAACCCTACATAAATCTTCACGGCCGGGCTAAAGCATGCGCAGAGAGAAATGAAATAAGAATTATTCATACCTCTATAACCCATGACGGCGAGTACTCTATGGCCGTTGTGGTGCTGGAGCGATAGGGAAAGGATAATTACTCAGATGACCTCAATGGTCAATTTGGCAGGAGGGGCAGTAGCCATAGAGCTCGAGCTTGTGGTTAACTACCTCAAAGCCGTTTAGCCTGGCTACCTGATTGGAGCACGATTCGATTTGATTATTGGCAAATTCGATTATTTTTCCGCAGCCAAGACAAATCAAGTGGTCGTGGTGTTCACCCTCGAATTTTACCGGTTCATACCTCGTTCTTCCATCGCCAAAGTTTCTCTCGAAGGCCAGGCCACATTCCTTGAAGAGCTTCAGGGTTCGATAAATGGTGGCGTATCCGATTCGCGGGTGTTGCTTTTTTATCTTTTCGTAAAGGTCTTCGACCGTCACGTGTTGTCCCAGATAGTTGAAGAATTCATCAAATATCACGTCTCGCTGCTTGGTGGACTTGAGCCTTTTTTTGGAGATGAATTCTTCTAGAGCCTTTTTCCTCTCTGATTTTTGTTTTATTTTCGGAGTCAATGTATCACACCTCATTTGGCTTAATTGAGTATCAATATCAAATTTACACTAAGATTCGGTCAATATCAACAACAAATACCAGATGGAAATTATTACCACTGAAAATTTTGGCGGCCATTTTCCGGCTAGCCGTAATGTTGATAGGCTGTGATATAATAAAGGTCGTCTTTGAATGAGTAGGAGGGAAGTAAAATGGAGGAGTGTATATTCTGTCAGATAGCCAGAAGAGAGTTACCTGCTACTATCGTCCACGAAGATAATTTGTCGGTTGCCTTTCGGGACATAAACCCTAAAGCGCCGGTACATATACTGGTCATTCCCAAGAAGCACATAAGGTCGTTAGTGGAAGCAGAAAAAGAGGACGCTCCCCTCCTCGGCCATCTTATACACATAGCAAATGAAGTCGCCCGTAAAGAGAACATCAGCAACAAGGGGTATAGGCTGGTAATCAATAGCGGGCTGGAAAGTGGGCAGTCCGTCTGGCACATTCATTTACACGTCTTAGGGGGAAGAAAGATGACCTGGCCCCCCGGTTAAAAATCGGACGATGCCCAAGAATCTTTAATTTTTAATCATATGAATGAAGGAATTGCCTATCTCCAGTCGCTTGGCCTTTTTCGAGTGAAACCCGGGCTAGATAGAATAAAGAAGATCGCCCAACACTTGGGCAATCCGCAGGATAAAATACCTAGCCTATTAATCGCCGGGACAAACGGTAAGGGCTCCGTCGCCGCAGCGATTGCCTCGGTGCTCGAGGCCCAGGGATACCGGGCCGGTCTTTATACTTCACCCCATCTAGTAAGGGTTACCGAGAGGATAAAAGTAAACGGTCAGGAAATTGCCGTCGATGAGTTGTCTTCCCTTATATCAGAGGTAAAAAGGGTTTCGGAGCATTTGTTTATCGAGCCCAGCTATTTCGAGGTCTTGACCGCGGCCGCTTTTATGTACTTCGCATTAAGTGAAGCAGATTTCGCGGTACTGGAAGTGGGTATGGGAGGGCGGTGGGATGCAACCAACCTGGTATTACCGCTTTGCTCGGTCATAACCAACGTTTCCAGGGACCACACCCAATTTCTAGGGGAGAGCGTCGAGGAAATAGCTCATGAAAAAGCCGGGGTAATAAAACCCGGAATTCCGGCAATAACCGGGGCGAAAGGAGAAGCTCTAGAGGTAATTCATACCACGGCCAAAGAGTTCTCTTCACCGCTTAGGGTAATGGGAAGAGACTTTTACTTCCAGGGTGAAACCACAGAAGGGTTCGACTATTACGGAAAAAAGTGGCAATTAGAGCACCTGAATTTCAGCCTCCGGGGCATACATCAGCTGGAGAATGCCTCCATTGCCATTGCTACCCTGGAGAATATATCCGAATCCCACGGAATAAAGCTAGACCAAAAAGCACTGAGGAAGGGCCTTTCCTCGGTGAAGTGGGAGGGGAGAATGGAGTTTATAAGACACTATCCTCCGTTTATTCTCGACGGCGCTCATAATCAAGACGGTGCTCGTGCATTGAGGTTATCGCTCCGTTCCATGTACCCTGACGCCCAATTTACTTTTCTAATAGGTATGCTTAACGATAAGGACCATGAGAAGTACCTTGAAGAGATCTCTGAAGTTGCGGAGAGAATCATAATAACCGGCCTTCCCTCCAAAAGAGGGGTTAAAGCAGAAAGATTAGCGGAGATAGCCAGGGGACACGCTCGGGAAATCGAGGTCATAGAGGATTTCCAGCAGGCTTTTAGCAAGGTAAAAAATCTCTCAACCCATTCATGCGCCACCGGCTCTCTATATCTTATCGGGGCTATCAAATCCCTTATAAACAGTGACTAAATCTTTGTATGGTACTCTATATTGTGCTAACATCTTTTTCACCCGATGGAATAAATCAAGATGGAAAAACTGGGAATAGTTATAGATAAGCTCTACGTTGACCACGATAACGGAATGGGGCACCCCGAATCTCAGGAGCGGCTGCTGGCCATTATCGATATGCTCAGGCACACCAAACTCTGGGAAGAGGTGGTGAGAATCGAGCCTCGTGATGCCACAAAGGAGGAGATAACGCTCGTCCATGAGCCCAAGTATTACGATTTTGTCCTATCGACTAAGGGAAGACCGAGGGTATTTCTAGACCCGGACACCTCTACCTGCCCGGTCTCGTTCGACGCTGCATTGCGCGCAGCCGGGGGAATGCTTTCGGCGGTCGAAAGCGTGTTACGGGGAGAGGTTGATACCGCCTTTCCCCTTGTCCGACCTCCCGGTCATCACGCCGAAAAAAACCGGGCTATGGGTTTTTGTCTATTCAATAACGTGGCCGTCGGCGCAGCGTACCTCCTTAAATCGTACCAGTTCAATCGCATATTAATCGTGGACTGGGACCTCCATCACGGCAATGGAACACAAAATATGTTTTACCATTCCCCCCAGGTACTTTACTTCTCCACGCATCAGTATCCTTACTACCCGGGCACCGGCGGGATAAACGAGACAGGCATAGGAGGCGGAGTCGGATATACCATCAATGTCCCCTTGCCGGCGGGCATGGGAGACGGAGAGTACATGAGAATCTTCTCGAGCATACTCGGGCCGGTCATAGACCAGTACAAACCGGAATTTATCCTTGTCTCCGCCGGATTCGATACATACTTTGAAGACCCTCTCGGGGGAATGAAGGTCACTCCAAAGGGGTTTGCCCAAATGACCAGGTTTTTGAGGGAAGCGGCTAAAAAACACTGCGGAGGAAAGGTAGTCTACATACTGGAAGGCGGATACAACTTGGACGGGCTTTGGCTATCCACCAAGGAAGTAATCGAAGAACTGCTGGAGAAGAAAAAGACAGACTACGGAGACATGAGCGAAAGAACAAAAGCAGATGCGATTATCGAGACCGTGAAGAAAGTGCAATCGCCATACTGGGAATTCTAGATTTTTTTTGGCCTTCTAAGGTCTTCCCCCTTTAAATAGATAAAATCACACATTTCATATAACCTGGATGCGATCCTTTCTCCAACTCTATATTCTAGTATTTCCCTGTCTTCCAGGTTAAGTTTTGTCTTGTAATCCTCGGAAACGTAATTAGTAGTGATTAAGGTAGACCTGGACGCATTGTAGCGTTTTGAAATAAGCTGGTCTAGTATGTTCAGCTCCCATTCGTTGCTTTTGCCCTTCCCCAGCTCATCTATCACCAGGACTTCGGTCTCTATGAGCGGGGACAATACCTCATTCTCCGGTTTGCCCTGGGAATAACCCTCCTTAAGGTCGGACAGAAGATAGAAGAAGTCCTTGAACAAACATCTCACACCGCGCTGGAGGGTGAGTTCGGATATGGCTCCGATAGCTAGATGAGTCTTGCCCAGACCGGCCTTTCCCATCAGGAGAAATCCTTTCTTCTTATCCGAGTCGGGCGGATACCGCTTCACGAAATCCTTTGCATGCTTGAGGGCGGTTTGCTGTGTTGGATATTTCGGCTTGAAGTGGGCGTCTACCTGCAGTACGTCCGCATACCTGGCCGGAATACCGGCAAGATTATAAAGCTTTATGTTTCTCCTCACCGCCCCACATAGCCCACATGAGCGGACATAATTGTATCCCTTTTCATTTTTGGAGATAATCGACCCGGATCCGTTACACTCCGGGCAATTGTTCATACATTCACACAACCTGGCCAGGGCAAAGTCGCGTTGCTTTTCGACTAGATATCCATTACCAAAGCATTTTTCACAGCCGATGGAAGATTGTTTTAGCATTACCCTACTTCTCAATCATCTCCGAGTATATTCGACAACCCATAATGCCTTTTCAGCAATTCGTTCCTGAACGATAGTAAGCTATCCCGGCGGGCTTTTTCAGTCATCTGCCTTGCCCTACCACTGACCCGGCGTTCGGCTTCCGTATTTATCTTATCCTGTTCCTTCTCCGGCAAAGCCTCGTAAAAATCATTATAAAAATCTTCTTCTATTTCTTCAAGAACTTCATAGATATCGTCTCTTTTTGAGTGGAGAAGCTCTAGAAGTTTATTTCGAGCTTTGAGGTAATGGCCTCGCACTGTTTCTCTCTTCTCCGATTTAATTGTCTTATTCAGTCTTTCGATTATTCCTGAAACCCTCTTATGCCCCGGTTCCATTTCTTCAGAGGATTCGTCGCCGGCGGTGATTCGATAATTCCTTATTTCTTCCTCGACATAGGAGGCTAACCGGCTGAGACTGAGAGCCCGGTCGCCGCCCTTTTTTTCCATTAAACCGGCACTAAAAGCGTTTCTTATCCCCTTGAACACTATCTCTTTAGGGATTTTTCTCTTTCTCCAATTAAGAATCAGGTCGTAATCCTTGGATGAGAGCATGATACCTTTTCCCATCAACGAAAGAAAATAACCCTCTATTTCTTTCAAATAGGAGGTTTTGTAGGCCATATCAAGCAAGAGGATTGGGACAAACCCAGTCTTAACCTAGGATTTAACTAAAGACCTGCTACCCCAGAATCCCTTATTTGATTCCTCATCCCCTGGATGGTTTCAGCGTAATTTTTGGTCTTGAAGATACCCGACCCGGAGACAAAAACGTCGGCTCCGGCACTCGCCGCTTCCCGGATGTTGTTCAATTTAATTCCCCCGTCAACCTCGATAAGAGGCTTAGTATCCAGCCTATCGATTATACTCCTCAAGTGCCTTATCTTGGGGATGGAAGACCGGATGAACTCCTGTCCAGCGAAGCCGGGCTCCACAGTCATTACCAGTATCAAATCCACATAAGGAATGATTTCCTCTACAGTGGAAAGCGGTGTCGCCGGATTGAGGGCCACGCCGGCCATCACCCCATGCGACCTGATTTTAGCTATGGTGCTGTAGAGGAGCTTGCAACTCTCCACCTGAATAGTGACCGATTTAACAAACGGCTTTCCCGCTTCTATAAACACCTCGGCAAACTCATCTGGCCTATCTATCATCAAATGTATATCCATGGGCGGCGGCTCTATCTTCTTTATCGCTTCTACAACCGGAATCCCGATGCTGATATTGGGCACGAAATGCCCGTCCATGACGTCTACATGTATCCAGTCAGCGCCACCTTCCTGGACTGCTCTTATCTCTTCACCCAGTCTGGTAAAATCCGCGGAAAGTATAGAAGGAACTATTAGTTTTCTCATATTTGGTCAGCTTACCTTCCTGAATCTGGCTGAGAAGAATCCATCCATGTCCGGGATTAGAGGGCTGGTTCTAAAGAATCCCTTTTCCTCGAAGAGATGGGAAATAGACTGTAACGCCGATATCTGCTCTTGATCGATTTGAAATCCTTGGTTCTCCTTCAGGAATCTTTCGCACAACTCTTCATTTTCCTCGCCGGTCAGAGTGCAGACAGAGTATAACAGAACGCCGTTTGGTTTAACCATCCGCGCAGCATGGGATAAGATTTTAAACTGAATCTCTGATAGTTCAAGTATGTCCTTTTCCCCTCTTCTCCATTTTATATCCGGATTCCGCCTGATAGTGCCGAGGCCGGAGCAAGGGGCATCTACCAGGACTTTATCGA
The Thermodesulfobacteriota bacterium DNA segment above includes these coding regions:
- the acpS gene encoding holo-ACP synthase, with the protein product MKFVDDVDIDMISGIGIDLVHIPRMEKLLKKWGMRFKQRVFTGREIAYSESHARYEQHFAGNFAVKESFVKALGKEQVRFLDIEILRDEHGKPYINLHGRAKACAERNEIRIIHTSITHDGEYSMAVVVLER
- a CDS encoding ATP-binding protein; protein product: MLKQSSIGCEKCFGNGYLVEKQRDFALARLCECMNNCPECNGSGSIISKNEKGYNYVRSCGLCGAVRRNIKLYNLAGIPARYADVLQVDAHFKPKYPTQQTALKHAKDFVKRYPPDSDKKKGFLLMGKAGLGKTHLAIGAISELTLQRGVRCLFKDFFYLLSDLKEGYSQGKPENEVLSPLIETEVLVIDELGKGKSNEWELNILDQLISKRYNASRSTLITTNYVSEDYKTKLNLEDREILEYRVGERIASRLYEMCDFIYLKGEDLRRPKKI
- a CDS encoding histidine triad nucleotide-binding protein; the protein is MEECIFCQIARRELPATIVHEDNLSVAFRDINPKAPVHILVIPKKHIRSLVEAEKEDAPLLGHLIHIANEVARKENISNKGYRLVINSGLESGQSVWHIHLHVLGGRKMTWPPG
- a CDS encoding histone deacetylase, producing MEKLGIVIDKLYVDHDNGMGHPESQERLLAIIDMLRHTKLWEEVVRIEPRDATKEEITLVHEPKYYDFVLSTKGRPRVFLDPDTSTCPVSFDAALRAAGGMLSAVESVLRGEVDTAFPLVRPPGHHAEKNRAMGFCLFNNVAVGAAYLLKSYQFNRILIVDWDLHHGNGTQNMFYHSPQVLYFSTHQYPYYPGTGGINETGIGGGVGYTINVPLPAGMGDGEYMRIFSSILGPVIDQYKPEFILVSAGFDTYFEDPLGGMKVTPKGFAQMTRFLREAAKKHCGGKVVYILEGGYNLDGLWLSTKEVIEELLEKKKTDYGDMSERTKADAIIETVKKVQSPYWEF
- a CDS encoding folylpolyglutamate synthase/dihydrofolate synthase family protein, which gives rise to MNEGIAYLQSLGLFRVKPGLDRIKKIAQHLGNPQDKIPSLLIAGTNGKGSVAAAIASVLEAQGYRAGLYTSPHLVRVTERIKVNGQEIAVDELSSLISEVKRVSEHLFIEPSYFEVLTAAAFMYFALSEADFAVLEVGMGGRWDATNLVLPLCSVITNVSRDHTQFLGESVEEIAHEKAGVIKPGIPAITGAKGEALEVIHTTAKEFSSPLRVMGRDFYFQGETTEGFDYYGKKWQLEHLNFSLRGIHQLENASIAIATLENISESHGIKLDQKALRKGLSSVKWEGRMEFIRHYPPFILDGAHNQDGARALRLSLRSMYPDAQFTFLIGMLNDKDHEKYLEEISEVAERIIITGLPSKRGVKAERLAEIARGHAREIEVIEDFQQAFSKVKNLSTHSCATGSLYLIGAIKSLINSD
- the rpe gene encoding ribulose-phosphate 3-epimerase yields the protein MRKLIVPSILSADFTRLGEEIRAVQEGGADWIHVDVMDGHFVPNISIGIPVVEAIKKIEPPPMDIHLMIDRPDEFAEVFIEAGKPFVKSVTIQVESCKLLYSTIAKIRSHGVMAGVALNPATPLSTVEEIIPYVDLILVMTVEPGFAGQEFIRSSIPKIRHLRSIIDRLDTKPLIEVDGGIKLNNIREAASAGADVFVSGSGIFKTKNYAETIQGMRNQIRDSGVAGL
- a CDS encoding pyridoxine 5'-phosphate synthase, producing the protein MPRLNVNIDHVATLRQARRGTDPDPVLAAYLAEIAGADGIVVHLREDRRHIQIRDLHILRQTVKTKLNLEMAPTSEMVGIALDVKPNMVTLVPEKREEITTEGGLNVIDNHRVVSEVVKRLKEGGLFVSLFIDPDQEQIKASRNTDADMVELHTGHYAEAKNEQIRKEEFKKIEYSVKIALDHDLRISAGHGLDYKNVRMIASISDIEELNIGFSIIARSLIVGMEKAVREMIEICR
- the glmM gene encoding phosphoglucosamine mutase, producing the protein MKERYKHLFGTDGVRGVANLEPMTAEMSLKLGKALTHILKEQKSDSKKPKVVIGKDTRLSGYMFEQAISAGIASMGADVLLVGPLPTPAIAFLTVSMRADAGVVISASHNPFEDNGIKFFDRFGFKLPDEKELEIEELILSKRVNKLSVPSGEIGKVTRIDDAAGRYVVFVKNTFPKDLTLEGVRIVLDCANGAAYKVSPIVFQELGADVITIGVNPDGRNINTECGAINPGLLKKWVLETGADLGIALDGDADRIILCDEMGEEVDGDKIMAICADELMEQGRLGKNTVVATVMSNMALETFLEEKGGSLVRTPVGDRYVVEEMRKRGCNFGGEKSGHIVCMDHTTTGDGTLAALQILAIMRRKQARLSELSRIIELYPQILINVRVAEKKPFQNIDGLDKLIKVCEERLKARGRINLRYSGTEPLARVMVEGESESLIGEIAEQIASVLRKEIGD
- a CDS encoding transcriptional repressor, which encodes MTPKIKQKSERKKALEEFISKKRLKSTKQRDVIFDEFFNYLGQHVTVEDLYEKIKKQHPRIGYATIYRTLKLFKECGLAFERNFGDGRTRYEPVKFEGEHHDHLICLGCGKIIEFANNQIESCSNQVARLNGFEVVNHKLELYGYCPSCQIDH